A window of Geothrix edaphica genomic DNA:
GGAGCGCATCCCCCAGGCGGGCGTGCTGCCGGATCCCTCGCTGTCGCTGGGCATCCAGAACGATGGCTTCAAGGAGCTCCAGATCGGCAAGATGGAGACCAGCTACTACAGCGTCGCCTTCACCCAGCCGTTCCCCTGGCCCGGTAAGCGGGGCCTGCGGAGAGAGGTGGCGGCGGCGGGAGTGGATCTGTCCGAGGCCACCCGCTCCCGGGTGCTTCTGGGCCTGGAGGCCGACGTGCGGCGCGGCTATGCGGCCCTGCTGCTGATCCGCGGCCAGAAGGAGCTGCTGGCGCAGCAGGCCGTGTTCCTGGAGCAGTCCGAACGTTTGGCCCGCACCCGCTACGAAGTGGGGCAGGGCAGCCAGGGCGATCTGCTGCGGGCCCAGCTGGAACTCACGCGCCTGAAGCAGGCGGCCTGGTCCCTGGAGGCCGAGGAACGGTCGACCCTCGCGGGCCTGAACCGCCTCCGCCAGCACGATCCGGCGGATCCCATCGCCACCACGGCGGCCCTGGCGGACCTTCCGGAGCCCGGCCTCCTCACTGCGGACCAGGTGGAGGCCCGCAGTCCCGAATTGGCTGGCGCGCGGGCGAGCGTGCGCCAGACCGAGAAGCTGCTGGACCTGGCGAAGCTGGACCGGCGCCCGGACTTCGCCGTCACCGCGGGCATCATGCCCCGGGGCAGCCTGGATCCCATGTGGCAGGTGGGCGTGAGCATCTCCCTGCCCATCTACGGCCGGCACAAGCAGCAGCGCGCCGTGGCCGAGCATGAGCACCACCGCCGCGGCCAGGGCGCCGAGGTGGAATCCGTCCGCACCCTGCTCCGCCAGCGCACGGAGGAGCGCACCATCCAGATCGAGACGCTGCGCCGCACCCGGGACCTCTACCGCGAGGGCCTCCTGGTGCAGAGCGAGGCGAACTTCAAGGCTTCCCTGGCCCAGTACGAGGCGGGCCGCGCACCCTTCCTCGGCGCCCTCGAAGCCCTCAACGGCTGGGTGGGCGACCAGGGCGCCTACCTGCAGACCCTGGCCCAGCTCCAGGCCCAGCACATCGCCCTGAGCGAAGCGGCCCTCGGGGCCACACCCCCCGTCAACGGCGGGTCCCTGGCCTCGGCGAGCCTGGCCTCCGGTGCCGCCGCCCCCGCAAAGTCCGCCTCCTCCGCCAAAGCCCCGGGCCAAGCCCAGGACAGCGGCCCCGCCATGTCCAAGATGTAGGAGATCCCCCATGAGCCACGAACAACCCACCTTCGATCACCCGGCCCCCGCCCGCGCCTCCCGCTTCCGCACCCTCGGCCTGGTGGCCCTGGGGCTGGCCGCCGGGGCCGGCGGCACGCTGCTGCTGCGCCCCGCCCCCAAGGATGATCACGACCACGGGGCCGCCAGCGCGACGGCGCCGAAGAAGCAGATGTACCAGTGCCCCATGCACCCGCAGATCATCCAGGACCACGCGGGCACCTGCCCCATCTGCGGCATGGACCTCGTGCCCATGGACGGCCAGGGGACCGCGGCCACGAGCCTGGAGAGCCATGCGGCCGTCACCATCGACCACGAGCGCCAGCAGCTCATCGGCCTCCGCACCGAGCCGGTGGCCGAGGAGACCGTCAGCGGCGAGCTGCGCGCCCTGGGCCGCGTGGCCGTGGACGAGACCCGCGTCCGCAAGGTGAACGTGAAGGTGGAGGGCTTCGTGGAGAAGCTCTTCGTGGACTTCGTGGGCAAGCCCGTGGCCAAGGGCCAGCCCCTGTTCAGCCTCTACAGTCCGGAATTCGTCAGCGCCCAGCGGGAGTACCTGCTGGCACTCAAGACCCAGAAGGCCCTGTCGGGCGGCTCGCTGCAGAGCAGCGGCGGGGACCTGCTGGAGTCGGCGCGGCGCCGGCTCATGCTGTGGGACGTGCCGGCAGCGGCCATCGACAACCTGGAGAAGACCGGCGAGGTCCTGAAGTCGCTCACGCTGCGCAGCCCCATCTCGGGCGTCGTGACGGCGAAGAACGTGGTGGAGGGCGCCCGCATCACGCCGGCGGACATCCCCTTCGAAATCACCGATCTCAGCCGCGTGTGGGTGCTGGTGGACATCTACGAGGCGGAGCTGGGCCGCGCGAAGGTGGGCATGCCCGCCGAACTGACAGTCCAGGCCTCGCCCGGGAAGACCCTGAAGGGGCGGATCGCCTTCGTGGATGCCGTGATGGATCCCAAGACCCGCACCGCCAAGGCCCGCCTGGAGTTCCCGAACCCGGGAGGGCTCCTGAAGCCCGAGATGTTCGGGGACGTGGTGCTCCGGGGGCAGGGGCGCAAGGGCCTCGTCGTCCCGCTGGATGCAGTGCTGGACGCCGGCACCACCAAGGTCGCCTTCGTGGCGCTGGGGGACGGCAAGTTCGAGCCGAGGGAGGTCACCACGGGCATCACCATCGGCGAGAAGGTGGAGATCCGCTCCGGGCTGGCGGTGGGCGAGGCGGTCGTCGTCCGTGCCAACTTCCTCGTGGATTCCGAGTCCCGGCTGAAGGCGGCCCTGGCCCACATGAGCCAGAAGGCCGCCGGTGCCGAGGGCCAGAAAACCCCTGTTCCGCCGGCGCCGTCCGGCCACCAGCACTGAGGGGGCCGGGATGAGCGCACATGTGGGTTACGACCCCGAACACCCGACCTTCCTCCAGCGGATCATCCGCTTCTCGGCGGAGAACCGCTGGCTGGTGATCGCCGCCTCGGCGGTCCTGCTGGCCATGTCCTTCTGGACCATGCGGAACATCCCGCTGGACGCCCTGCCGGACCTCAGCGACACGCAGGTCATCGTCTACAGCAAGTGGGACCGGAGCCCCGACATCGTCGAGGACCAGGTGACCTATCCCATCGTCACGGCGCTGCTCGGCGCCCCGAAGGTGAAGGCCGTGCGGGCCCTGTCGGATTTCGGCTTCTCCTATGTCTACGTGATCTACGAGGACGGCACGGACATCTACTGGGCCCGGTCGCGGACCTTGGAGTACCTGAGCAAGATCACCTCCAGCCTGCCGCCGGGGGTGACGCCCGTCATCGGGCCCGACGCCACCTCCGTGGGCTGGATCTACCAGTACGCCCTGGTGGACCGGAGCGGCAAGCACAGCTCGGACGAGCTGCGCTCCATGCAGGACTGGTTCCTGCGCTACGGCATCCAGAGCACGCCCGGCGTGGCCGAGGTGGCCACCGTGGGCGGCCAGGCCCGGCAGTTCCAGGTGCAGGTCGACCCCAACAAGCTGGCGGCCTACCGCATCCCCATCGAGTCCGTCATCGGTGCCGTCAAGTCGGCCAATTCGGAAGTCGGCGGGCGCCTGGTGGAGTACAGCGGCCGGGAGTACATGGTCCGGGGCCGGGGCTACGTGAAGACCACCAAGGATCTGGAGCAGGCGGTGCTCAAGGCCGAGAACGGCACGCCCGTGCGCCTGGGCGATGTGGCCACCGTGACCCTCGGACCCGAGATGCGCCGCGGCCTCGCGGACCTGGACGGCCAGGGCGATGTGGTGGGCGGCATCGTGGTCATGCGCCAGGGTGAGAACGCCCTCAACGTCATCGAGCGCGTGAAGACGAAGATCAGCGAGCTGAAGCAGGGGCTGCCCGAAGGCGTGGACGTGATCACGGTCTACGACCGCTCGGAGCTGATCCACAACGCCATCCGGACCGTGAAGCACAAGCTCATCGAGGAGATGATCGTCGTCTCGATCATCATCCTCATCTTCCTGTGGCACGTGCCCTCGGCCCTGGTGCCCATCATCACCATCCCCGTGAGCGTGGCCCTGGCCTTCATCCCGATGTACGGCATCGGCCAGAACGCCAACCTCATGAGCCTGGCCGGCATCGCCATCTCCATCGGCGTGCTGGTGGATGGCGCCATCGTCGAGGTGGAGAACGCCTACAAGAAGATCGAGAAGTGGATCGAGGCCGGGAAACCGGGAAGCTTCTACCAGGTGCGCCTTGAGGCCCTGATGGAGGTCGGCCCCAGCGTCTTCTTCTCCCTGCTGGTGGTGGCGGTGAGCTTCATGCCCATCTTCACCCTGGTGGACCAGGAAGGGCGGCTGTTCAAGCCCCTGGCCTACTCCAAGAACCTGGCCATGGCCATCGCCGCCATCCTGGCGCTGACCCTGGACCCGGCCATGCGCATGCTCTTCGCGCGGGTGGAACCCTTCCAGTTCAAGCCGAAGTGGCTGGCCTGGACCTTCACACAGCTCGCCGTGGGCAAGTACTACGCGGAGGAGAAGCATCCCATCAGCGTCTTCCTCCACCGGATCTACGAGCCGCCCTGCCGCTTCGTGCTGAAGCACGCCAAGGCCACCATCGCCGTGGCGGTGCTGATGGTGGTGGCAACCATCCCGGCCTTCATGAGCCTGGGCAGCGAGTTCATGCCACCGCTGAACGAAGGCACGCTGCTCTACATGCCCTCCACCTTGCCGGGCCTCAGCCAGACCGAGGCCCAGCGCATCCTCCAGGTGCAGGACCGCCTCATCCGAACCGTGCCCGAGGTCGAGCGCGTGTTTGGCAAGGCGGGGCGGGCCGATACGGCGACCGACCCGGCGCCCTATTCCATGATGGAGACGGTGATCATCCTCAAGTCCGAGGACCAGTGGCGCGAAAAGCCCCGCTGGTTCAGCGCCTGGGCGCCGGACTTCCTGAAGGCCGTCCTCCGCCCCGTCTGGCGCGACCGGATCACCCAGGAGGAGATCGTCGCCGACCTGGACCGCGTGGTGCGGCTCCCGGCCATCCCCAACGCCTGGACCATGCCCATCAAGGCGCGGCAGGACATGCTGTCCACCGGCATCCGCACCCCCGTGGGCCTCAAGATCAACGGTGCGGATCTGGCGACCATCGAGAAGGTGGCCGTGGAGGCCGAGCGCATCCTGTCCGGCGTGCCGGGCACCCGCAGCGCCTTCGCCGAGCGCACGGCCCAGGGCTACTTCCTGGACTTTGTGCTGAAGCGGGAGCAGCTGGCCCGCTACGGCCTCAGCGTCGAGCAGGCCAACATGCTGGTGATGACCGCCGTCGGCGGCGACAACCAGAGCACGGTCTTCGACGGCCGGGCGCGCTACCCCGTGAACGTCCGCTACGCCAGGGACTACCGCGAGAGCCCCGACGCCCTGAAGCGCGTGCTCATCCCCACGCCGACGGGCGCCCTGGTGCCCATGGAGGAGATCGCCGACCTGAAGTGGACCAACGGCCCCGCCATGATCCGCGACGAGAACGGCCAGATGAACGGGTACGTGCTGGTGGACTTCGACACCTCGAAGCTGGACGTGGGCACCTATGTCCAGCACGCCAAGGCCGCGGTGGAGAAGGAGCTCAAGCTGCCGGCCGGCTACAGCCTCACCTGGTCAGGCCAGTACGAGAACATGATCCGGGTGAAGGAGCGGCTGAAGATCATCCTGCCCATCACCCTGGTGCTCATCTTCGGCCTGCTCTACGCCAACACCAAGAGCGCCTTCAAGGCCTCCGTGGTGATGCTGGCCGTGCCCTTCAGCGCCATCGGCGCCTTCTGGCTCCTCTGGCTGCTCGGCTACAACATGAGCATCGCCGTGTGGGTGGGCCTCATCGCCCTCATGGGACTCGACGCGGAGACCGGCGTCTTCATGCTGCTCTTCCTGGACCTCAGCCATGACGAGGCCCGGCGGGAAGGCCGCCTGAAGACCGACGGCGACCTCATCGAGGCCGTCATCCACGGCGCCGTGAAGCGCGTGCGGCCCAAGGCCATGACCGTCTTCGCGGCCTTCATGGGCCTGCTCCCCATCATGTGGAGCACCGGCACCGGCGCCGACGTCATGAAGCGCATCGCGGCGCCCATGGTGGGCGGCCTGGCCACCAGCTTCCTGCTGGAGCTGCTGGTCTACCCCGCCATCTACTACCTCTGGAAGCGCAAGGAGGTGGTGGCGGGTCCGGTCACACCCGAGCCCGTGCCGCAGGCGGTCTGAACCCATGGAGCAAGTTCCCGTCCTCATTCCGACTCCCCTTCCTGCCCGGGATCCCGGCGCCGAGCTCCCGGCGCCAGCCCCGGGCCGGAGGGGATGGCGTCCCCCGGGACGCCATCGGCGCCGGCGATGCCCCGTTCTGGAGGGTTCAGGGCTCCGCCGGCGCCGGCCTTGGGGAGGCAGCTCCTCCATCTCCTCTCATCCACTCCATCCCCTCCAGCTCCTCCCCCGGCGGCCCCGCGTACGGCCCAGGCTCCGCCGGTCATGAACGGGCCGTCATCCGAACAAGGACAACCCCATGCTCAACCTCCTGCTGACCCTGGCCATGACCGCCACTCCCCAGGCCAAGCCCGCCACCAACGCCAAGTGCCCCGTCCTGGGCGGCAAGGTCACCGAGAAATCCAAGACCGTGGCCGTCCGGGGCCAGGAGTACCGCCTCTGCTGCGCCGGCTGCGACACCACGCTGCTGAAGAACCCGGACAAGTACCTGGAGAAGGACGGCACGCCGAAGAACGCGAAGAAGTAGCGAGTAGACTGGAACGGCTCCCGGAGGACCCATGCTCCACACCGCCCTGCTCACCCTCGCCGTCCTGGCCGCGCCCGCGGCCGAGAAGGCCAAGCCCGCCACCAACACCAAGGATCCTGTCTGCAAGATGACGGTGGATGCCAAGTCCGCCTCCGTCGCAGTGCGGGGCCGGGAATACCGCGTGTGCAGCAAGCACTGCGGCGAGGCCCTCCAGAAGGATCCCGACAAGTACCTGGAGAAGGACGGCTCCGTGAAGGCTGAGAAGAAGAAGGGCTGATCCACCGCCTTTCCAAGGCCCCGGCGCGGCGGAAGCAGGTCTCCGCCGCACCGGGGCCTCGCCATGCCGATTCGCCCGGATCACAACCTTCATGGCTGGAGGATTTATTCAAAAATATGAACATTGGTCGAAAAATTAATATCTCTTAACAGCCGGTAGTAGGATCGTGACCCCAGGACCGGGATGGACACCCCGATCCCATCTCTCTGGAGGTCCCGTGCGCCATCTGGTCCCCTTCCTCCTTCCCGCCTTCCTGCTGGCCGCTCCCCCGGACCAGGCCAGGACCGATGCCCTCGCCCGGGACGCCAAGGCCCATCTGGCCGCCCGCGCCTTCCAGATGGGTCTCGACCAGCACCTGGGCCTCACCTTCAAGAACCTCGTCGCCGACGCCTCCGGCGAGGACCATGTGCGGCTCGACCAGACCTACAAGGGCGTTCCCGTGCTGGAGGGCGAGGCCATCGTCCACTTCCGGAACGGCCGGGTGCGGGCCGTCACCGACGACCTGGTGCGCGGCGTGGCCCTGAACGTGGAACCCAGCCTCGGGCGGGGTGAGGCCCTGGGCGCCGCCCACGCGGCCCTGGCCCCCCGCGGGAGCTACGCCTACGAGCCGACGGCGACCCTGGTCGTGGCCAGCCTCGACTCCGACAGCCCCGGCCGCGCCAACCGGTACGTGCTGGCCTACCACGTCCACACCGAGCTGGAGAATGGCGCCCAGGAGACGAAGCACACGGATTTCCTGGTGGATGCCCACACGGGCAAGGTCCTGGAGTCCTGGGACACCCTCCATACCACCGGCGCGAGCGGAACAGGCGCCTCCCAGTGGTACGGGACGGTGGCCCTCAGCACCAACAGCACGGCCACGGGCTATGAGCTGCGGGACACCACCCGGGGCAGCGGCGGCACCTTCGGCAACAACGTCACCACGAACCTCCTGAACGGCACCTCGGGCACCGGCACGATCTTCACCGATGCCGACAATGCCTGGGGCAACGGGCAGCAATACAGCGGTACCGCGGGCATGAGCGCCAATGCCCAGACTGCCGGCGTGGACGGCCATCGGGGCATGCAGGCCACCTGGGACTTCTACCAGAACGTGTTCGGCCGGAACGGCATCGACAACGCCGGCAAGGCCACCTTCAGCCGCATGCACTACAGCAGCCAGTACGACAACGCCTTCTGGTCCGACAGCTGCTTCTGCATGACCTACGGGGATGGCCAGGTGGGCGGCTCCGTGGGCGAGGCGGACCTCGACACCGCGGGCCATGAGATGACCCACGGTGTCTGCGCGGCCACGGCGAAGCTGGTCTACCGGAAGGAGCCGGGCGGCCTCAACGAAGCCAACTCCGACATCTTCGGGACCCTGGTGGAGTTCTACACCCTGAACGGCGGTACCGGCAGCTTCATCCCCAGCACGGCCGGCCCGGGCCCCATCACCGCCAACTACAAGCTGTTCGAGAACAGCTGGGGCCACGCCTATCCGAACGAGGCCCTGCGCTGGATGTACAAGCCCAGCCGCGACGGCCGCAGCCCCGACTTCTACAGCAGCAGCCTCGGCCGGCTGGACGTGCACTACAGCTCCGGCGTGGCGAACCACTTCTTCTTCCTGCTGGCCCACGGCAGCACGGTGGACAGCTTCAGCGACAACCTGGGCTCGCCCATGACCAACGGCGTCACCAGCATCACGGGCATCGGCAACGACAAGGCCGGCCGCATCTGGTACCGGGCCCTTACCGCCTACATGACGAAGAGCACCAACTATGCAGGCGCTCGGGCGGCCACGCTGAACGCCGCGGCGGATCTCTATGGGGCCAATTCCACGGAGTACACCACCGTGAACACGGCCTGGCTGGCGGTGAACGTCAAGTAGGGTGGAGCCACGGGAACACGCCACGCGGCGGCCGTCGGGCCACCGCGTGGCGCGCGCCGCACCGACACAGGGCGGGGCAGGCCACCGCCGGCTCAGGGCGGGGGCAGACCGAGGGTCCGCAGCAGGGCGGTCAGAGCCTTGAAGGCAGGGTGGTCCGGATCGCCCTCGTCATCCACGGCCAGAAGGTTGCGGGCCTTGCCGGGTCCCTGGACGTCGATCTCATACCGGTAACCATCGGTGTCGGTGGGCTCGTGGCTGCTGGTCAGGTCGGTCAGGTCCTCCAGCTGGAGGGCGAGGATCCTGTGGGACTCCGCGTCCAGCCGGGTGGCATCCACGGTGCCAAGCAGCTCTTCGATGCCCGCGGGTCCGCCGGTCTTGACGATGGTGAGGATCATGGCTCCTCCTCGTCGCTCACGAGGGGTCCTGGCCGGGGCCGCGTGGGTGGGCCGGAAATGTAGGGTCGCCCGCGAAGGGTGTCAATCGACCCGGGTATCGGGTTCCACGCCCGGGTGCCACCCGCGCGTCATCTCGGGCCCAGGGTGGGGTCGGCGCAGTCCTTCAGCACGTCCAGCCACGCCTTCAGCACGAAGGCGGTCGCCCCCCAGAGCGGGGCCTGGGGCAGCTCAAGGCGCGGGACATCCAGGGCCAGGCCATGGCGCTCCAGCCGCTCGATGGTCCAGGGGGCTTCCATCAGCGGCGCCAGGGGCAGCATGAGGACCTGCTCCAGCTCATGGTCCAGGCGGAACCGGGGCTCGGGTTCCTCCCAGCGGAAGAAGACCGGGGTGAAGCGCACCCGGGCCTTGGCCACGCCATCGGGGAAGCAGCCCAGCTCCCAGAGGCCCTCGGACACCCCGATCTCCTCGCGCACCTCCCGGCGGGCCGTGGTGGGCAGGTCGCGATCCCTGGGCTCCACCATGCCCCCGGGGAAGGCGATCTCCCCGGCGTGGTGGGGCGCGCCATAGCCGCGCTGGGCCAGCACCAGCTTCCGGGCGCCCGCGGCATCGCCCCAGAGGATCACGCCCACGGCCGCCCGGCGGGGATCCTCGGGGATGCGGGCGCTGATCTTGTGCGGATGGGGTCCGAGCTGGGGCCGCCGCAGGCTCTCCCCGATGCAGGGCCAGGGGATCGGGGGCGCCTCGTCGGGGGGGCGCCAGGCGCTCATTTCACCTTCCCGAACACGGATCCCTTCACCCGCTCCACGGTGTAGACGCCCCGGATGCGGCGCAGACCGGCCATGAGTTCCACGAGGTGGGCGCGGTCGCGCACCCGCAGGGCGATGTGGAACAGCCCGGCGCCTTCCTCCGTGGCCGAGCCGTGGAAGCGCTGCACGTTGATGCCCACGCGCTGGATGCCCTCGGAGATGGCGGCCACCATGCCAGGCCGGTCCTCGGTGGTGAGGGCGATCTCCGTGTCGTAGAGCTCCGTCCCGTGCTTGCCCCAGGCCACGTTCACGCGGCGCTCGGGATGCAGGGTGGCGGTGTTGAGCTGGGGGCAGTCGGCCCGGTGGATGGCGGTGCCGCGGGTGCGGGTGATGTAGCCC
This region includes:
- a CDS encoding TolC family protein is translated as MRTLLRLAPALVLAAPALAQAPHHDHPATPPQEADPVLASLLAEALGKHPDVQKADAAVRMDQERIPQAGVLPDPSLSLGIQNDGFKELQIGKMETSYYSVAFTQPFPWPGKRGLRREVAAAGVDLSEATRSRVLLGLEADVRRGYAALLLIRGQKELLAQQAVFLEQSERLARTRYEVGQGSQGDLLRAQLELTRLKQAAWSLEAEERSTLAGLNRLRQHDPADPIATTAALADLPEPGLLTADQVEARSPELAGARASVRQTEKLLDLAKLDRRPDFAVTAGIMPRGSLDPMWQVGVSISLPIYGRHKQQRAVAEHEHHRRGQGAEVESVRTLLRQRTEERTIQIETLRRTRDLYREGLLVQSEANFKASLAQYEAGRAPFLGALEALNGWVGDQGAYLQTLAQLQAQHIALSEAALGATPPVNGGSLASASLASGAAAPAKSASSAKAPGQAQDSGPAMSKM
- a CDS encoding efflux RND transporter periplasmic adaptor subunit produces the protein MSHEQPTFDHPAPARASRFRTLGLVALGLAAGAGGTLLLRPAPKDDHDHGAASATAPKKQMYQCPMHPQIIQDHAGTCPICGMDLVPMDGQGTAATSLESHAAVTIDHERQQLIGLRTEPVAEETVSGELRALGRVAVDETRVRKVNVKVEGFVEKLFVDFVGKPVAKGQPLFSLYSPEFVSAQREYLLALKTQKALSGGSLQSSGGDLLESARRRLMLWDVPAAAIDNLEKTGEVLKSLTLRSPISGVVTAKNVVEGARITPADIPFEITDLSRVWVLVDIYEAELGRAKVGMPAELTVQASPGKTLKGRIAFVDAVMDPKTRTAKARLEFPNPGGLLKPEMFGDVVLRGQGRKGLVVPLDAVLDAGTTKVAFVALGDGKFEPREVTTGITIGEKVEIRSGLAVGEAVVVRANFLVDSESRLKAALAHMSQKAAGAEGQKTPVPPAPSGHQH
- a CDS encoding efflux RND transporter permease subunit gives rise to the protein MSAHVGYDPEHPTFLQRIIRFSAENRWLVIAASAVLLAMSFWTMRNIPLDALPDLSDTQVIVYSKWDRSPDIVEDQVTYPIVTALLGAPKVKAVRALSDFGFSYVYVIYEDGTDIYWARSRTLEYLSKITSSLPPGVTPVIGPDATSVGWIYQYALVDRSGKHSSDELRSMQDWFLRYGIQSTPGVAEVATVGGQARQFQVQVDPNKLAAYRIPIESVIGAVKSANSEVGGRLVEYSGREYMVRGRGYVKTTKDLEQAVLKAENGTPVRLGDVATVTLGPEMRRGLADLDGQGDVVGGIVVMRQGENALNVIERVKTKISELKQGLPEGVDVITVYDRSELIHNAIRTVKHKLIEEMIVVSIIILIFLWHVPSALVPIITIPVSVALAFIPMYGIGQNANLMSLAGIAISIGVLVDGAIVEVENAYKKIEKWIEAGKPGSFYQVRLEALMEVGPSVFFSLLVVAVSFMPIFTLVDQEGRLFKPLAYSKNLAMAIAAILALTLDPAMRMLFARVEPFQFKPKWLAWTFTQLAVGKYYAEEKHPISVFLHRIYEPPCRFVLKHAKATIAVAVLMVVATIPAFMSLGSEFMPPLNEGTLLYMPSTLPGLSQTEAQRILQVQDRLIRTVPEVERVFGKAGRADTATDPAPYSMMETVIILKSEDQWREKPRWFSAWAPDFLKAVLRPVWRDRITQEEIVADLDRVVRLPAIPNAWTMPIKARQDMLSTGIRTPVGLKINGADLATIEKVAVEAERILSGVPGTRSAFAERTAQGYFLDFVLKREQLARYGLSVEQANMLVMTAVGGDNQSTVFDGRARYPVNVRYARDYRESPDALKRVLIPTPTGALVPMEEIADLKWTNGPAMIRDENGQMNGYVLVDFDTSKLDVGTYVQHAKAAVEKELKLPAGYSLTWSGQYENMIRVKERLKIILPITLVLIFGLLYANTKSAFKASVVMLAVPFSAIGAFWLLWLLGYNMSIAVWVGLIALMGLDAETGVFMLLFLDLSHDEARREGRLKTDGDLIEAVIHGAVKRVRPKAMTVFAAFMGLLPIMWSTGTGADVMKRIAAPMVGGLATSFLLELLVYPAIYYLWKRKEVVAGPVTPEPVPQAV
- a CDS encoding YHS domain-containing protein produces the protein MLHTALLTLAVLAAPAAEKAKPATNTKDPVCKMTVDAKSASVAVRGREYRVCSKHCGEALQKDPDKYLEKDGSVKAEKKKG
- a CDS encoding M4 family metallopeptidase, producing the protein MRHLVPFLLPAFLLAAPPDQARTDALARDAKAHLAARAFQMGLDQHLGLTFKNLVADASGEDHVRLDQTYKGVPVLEGEAIVHFRNGRVRAVTDDLVRGVALNVEPSLGRGEALGAAHAALAPRGSYAYEPTATLVVASLDSDSPGRANRYVLAYHVHTELENGAQETKHTDFLVDAHTGKVLESWDTLHTTGASGTGASQWYGTVALSTNSTATGYELRDTTRGSGGTFGNNVTTNLLNGTSGTGTIFTDADNAWGNGQQYSGTAGMSANAQTAGVDGHRGMQATWDFYQNVFGRNGIDNAGKATFSRMHYSSQYDNAFWSDSCFCMTYGDGQVGGSVGEADLDTAGHEMTHGVCAATAKLVYRKEPGGLNEANSDIFGTLVEFYTLNGGTGSFIPSTAGPGPITANYKLFENSWGHAYPNEALRWMYKPSRDGRSPDFYSSSLGRLDVHYSSGVANHFFFLLAHGSTVDSFSDNLGSPMTNGVTSITGIGNDKAGRIWYRALTAYMTKSTNYAGARAATLNAAADLYGANSTEYTTVNTAWLAVNVK
- a CDS encoding NUDIX hydrolase → MSAWRPPDEAPPIPWPCIGESLRRPQLGPHPHKISARIPEDPRRAAVGVILWGDAAGARKLVLAQRGYGAPHHAGEIAFPGGMVEPRDRDLPTTARREVREEIGVSEGLWELGCFPDGVAKARVRFTPVFFRWEEPEPRFRLDHELEQVLMLPLAPLMEAPWTIERLERHGLALDVPRLELPQAPLWGATAFVLKAWLDVLKDCADPTLGPR